In the Pocillopora verrucosa isolate sample1 chromosome 4, ASM3666991v2, whole genome shotgun sequence genome, TTTAACGCAGTACGACTCCTCTTTGGCTTTTATCTAAAGTTGCTATTCAAGATTAAGGTTCTTAACCATTTATGCTTTATAAAATCACtcgaaaaaaaatacaaaactttcTGTATTTTTATGTATTAATCGAGTGTCTCCAAgtcaaaacatttcctttttaccCCGTTATAGGAGACACCCCGTATCCGGGGGTTGACAACAAAGATCTGTTTGTTCTTCTCAAAATGGGACACCGTTTGGAGAAACCAAACATTTGTTCTGAAGAACTGTAAGTCGGCTTATTAAATCTTCGCAGACTGATAagtgtttttcaatttaaacaaacTATCGTGGTTTCAAATTCTCTAACAATATTTAAGAGTTACAGATTAGGAGGAGGTAGGTTGTGGGAACATTTCTGATGTAACTAAAAGCTTAAAACGAGAATGACATAAATATAGTTTACGAAAAGGCATAGAGAGTTAAAACATTCCACAATTAAGAGACGCACCGCATCATTTTGATTTCGCCATATCTGGTGGGGAAGACAATAATCCTTGGAGAAGCAGACGGTTATCGTCAGATCCAAAAGCCTCATGTGCGAACCTTTTAGCAGAAATTATGGCTTGTTTTCTCCACATAACTCAAACAAAGCGGTGTTTTGAAACCCCTCCGGAAGGATAAGCGTTACATTATCTTAGGCAGAACGTCTCTTTGTTAACTATGGTCAGACTACTTCGACAAATGCGGTTCCAAGAAGCAATCAATATACCACGACATTACAATGAAACAGATTTGCTGAATAAAATAATATTCACTCAAGACCAATACAATTAATAGTGTACATCTCAATATCAATATATACCTTCTTAAAGGGAAATCACGTTTGCGAATCACAAACACTCTCTTTTTTTACCCTATTTAGATATTCTTTCATGTCAGACTGTTGGAGAGACAATCCAGACGATCGACCGACATTTGAACAATTGATATCCACGCTTGAAGAAATGATGACAAGAGACACGCCTTACTTTGATCCAAACAAAATAACAACGATAGACAGTTAAGACTGCATATGGCTACTGGTATAGCACAATTTTGTGTAGCATTGAAAAGAACCAGGGGTTATATGATGATGAGGTAGCGTTGCAGAAGATTTGTCTcgcatgcaaaacagaaaacctgccaCACCCCACATACCTATGAGAGCCCTGTTCCACAAGAAAAAGACGATTCAAGAATATAGTGAATAATTGACACTCAACTACTAATGAAATGGTAACAAGTTatcatattaataataaaataataattataataatgatgatgatgataaccaAAGTAATCGTAATAATAACTTATAGGGGCTAGGAGCTAGCTCAAGAACCTCACTGTTCCTCTGTCGATCTATCCCTAGGATCTAATAATGATTAAATTAGCCTTCTTTTAATAATGATTTGCCTGTTGATTACAAatcattttctcatttctttgcaattccatttttgcgagactttttttttcatacaacaAGGCACTACGCGTTGTAGAATATTCCGTCATTCCACTACTTCATCATTCCATTGAATGGCATTACCCTTATGAACTCAACGTATCGTATTTCGGACTTTGCTGGCTTTTCAAATTTAGCTGCTGTTTTGAGTATTTGTCGCCGATTGAAATGATAGAATGATctcttttcaaataaatacaattttcttATTCAAAGTTTCCACGATGTGCAGATCAAAcctatttagatatttctgcaagatgaaataaagtaaatcACAGAAGTAAGATGAAGGCTTCAAACCTGAAGCAAGCTGTAGGCAATGATGTTCTTAAGTAATTCATTCGCCAAACATTGAAGTCCAACTTCTTCCGTTTTTGCCTGGTTATCTCTGTAGTCAGGGACCGCGCAGCAAGTTTtcgagtggggggggggggggggggggtaaagaAGAATgcgtgaaggaaaatttttttgttaaattattttttgtttaatttatttttattcttgcaaaaaGTGGGGGGGCTAAAGCCCccccagcccctccctctgTGCGGTCCCTGTAGTGGAAGTCATGGGATCGGCCGCATTCCCCATCGCAATCTCCTTGGATGAAGCTTTTACAAACATGCCACAGCGCACGCTTTCCCTTTTGAAGTCGAAATGCAGCCGTTTGAAGGTATTCAAGGCACAGCCTCTTTCCGTCAAAGGCAAGAGGTATAAACAGTCACACAAGCTAACAAGTCATGGTGTGTACAAGGCGTATAACGTGTTTTAGTAAAGCTCAAAATAGAATGGTTAATCGACAGGTTACCCcagctttttcttttccctacgtttgtttccttttacagatttctacAAAAGTTTCAGTCTTCTTTCTCTTGTTTGCAAGACAGCGGTTATTTATGATATGTTCCTTTGAAATTCTGCGCGAGATATTGGCGCACGGCCGGCCAGAATTGATCCGGTCGCGCATGCTCGACTTTTGAACGCTCTTGAACTCAGACCCCAAATGGATCGAAATGAATCGATAAACCTGCGTTTCAATCCTGAAAGGTTACTAGCTCAATTCTTTAACTACGAGGACAGATAGTGGGAAAAAGCGAGCAAGAACAGCTCCTTTTATTAAccaaattgttcaaaatatcaaaatgataatCAATAGTTTTTTTGACATTACAAAAGCACGAAAACCAAGACGTGTGCCTGCAATCAAATGGTAGCAATTTCGACGATCTAAGTAAAACTATCAAGGTTAAACTTAAGGCAGTTCTCAAGAATCTAGCCACATCACATCATCTTTCATTTTGAGGTCCATGATGAAAGGTTTATGAAAGTGAAGAGTgtattccttttgaaaaataataataaaataaaaccgaATCCATAATTCTAGAGGTAACAATATACAGCGATTTGAAAATGAGGAAGCTCGAATTATTTATAATTACATTGCATTTACAAGTATTTTATCCTGAGTCCATGTATcttgtttcatttccttttcacactaacaatagtccattttacagttgtgtgcttggttgccaagcctttgaacaggaatgaggctaagggcgaccttgttatgatacaaaccttgctgcttttcaaatgcaaattaatttgttatcacgctaactagatactggtctctatcacactaaggtcaccttcagcctcactccaaatcaaaggcttggcaactaagcacacAACTGAAAAATGGCCTATTGGTGCCGATTAGAACTAACCACCCACAACGGTTGTCATTGTTAGCTAATAAAACCCGTTTCTTTTCAGTCATTAtattaattcttttaaaaatacttagatgatatttttcaaattaagtaaaggatttgaagaaaacatcagAGTCAAATTAATTGGAAACGACGTCAAAATTACCAAACATCGCCGAATTATACATGACAAATCGTTGCACGACCCCCAAAAAATTAATGAGGACACGTTGCGAAGAAGCTCATTATTTAAATTGAAGGAGCACAAAGCTGACTTAAACTTTATCTACAACATTAGTTCAATAACTGAGAAATTGTCGTTTTCCTGGTAAAAGTTTGTGGTGCTATTCCATCCAATTCGTTGTCCAGTGACTTTTCCTTCACAAAAGAACATATCCAACCCGTATCCTTTGCAATTATGTTGGGTACCTGTAGGTTCCCTTCGAgtgttaggaaaaaaaaaagatgaatgcAAGCCCGTCTGCCTTTTCAGCATACAGCGCATTGATCAAATGTACCCCCAATATTGACTGTTACATCTGAGTTGATGCACTTTCCTTCATTTGTTGAAGTGTTCTCGAAGCCTTCCCTGGCTTGTTACATTCTGTACCCTGTGctttcaaaacttaattaaaagaACTGTCGAACGTTCAGTCGGGGAGGGAGGGGTATCTCCCTGTTCGGTGCAAATTTGTGGTACACTTCTTTGACCATATTAGAAACTAGCCGTCTTGCCTGCCGAGCCAGTCTCGTGTTAAAGAATACCATTCGTGAGGTATTGGAAACCGTCGTAAAGTTTAGTAGTCAATGAGTGCATGCTAGTCTCAACTAATTCATTGATAAACGTGTCAAGCTGTTCTTCTGTTAGGTTCATATGAAATCTTTCTCTCATTGCGGGGACTGTGGACGAGCCTCGGTTAAAACATGGAAGCTGTGAACCTGAGTACAATAACACGAAATGCAGATCAGAATTTGATAATAGGCTGTACTAGGCCTCTCTCCCAACGTCCTCCTCGATGGCCTCAGTAAGGTTTCCTCAACCTATGTGATGAGGAATACTACTTACTTAGCTCAGGCAGACAGAATATCACAATGAGATTCAAAGCTCCTTCAAGACTTTTTCAAGACCACTCagtattataattttatagAGTGAGCCCAATGACATGACCTGAGCAGAATAGCAGACGCCAGGGGGTTGCCCCAAAATTGCAAATTAACTGACAATACAGGTAAAACGTTTTCGTAAAGGTAATTTGCATAAAATCAGTTTAGCCAACAAAGATCTCAAATTGGAATGAACCACTTCTCTTGCAAGAGAACCCCTTCTCCACAAGAGtttagactacgagcagtccctgtTTTGTTGGGAACTCCGTCGCGCGAATCAAAACactcagcgaaaaaaaaaacaaaaaaacaatagcATCATTGCTTTTCCTCCTGACTCGCGCGAAGGATCAATACTTTTCCCACGtctttaaaattagttttgatATTTCCGTACTCTTTCAAGAATTCAACACTCTATACGAACTCTGGTGCTAAGATTCTTATGAGAAAAGGGGCAAACCCAATCATGTACCTGTTTGCATAATCTCCACTATCTGAAGACATTTGTCCATGTTCTTTCGCGCAGCTAAGAAGCCCTGAAGCATCAGAATTTTGAAGTAGTTGTACATGTCGCTGTCAATTCCGCCCATAACCTTCAAATGGAACAGAAATCGTTTATTACTCAATACAATCTAGAACACAAAATAAAGATAACGAGAATGGGAAGGACAAAATGACGTTACCTCTACAAATTCGTGCGTGAGTTTAAAGGGGGAACTTTCGAAGCCTAAGTTTCGAGGAGAACACGAAAGAATGAAGCCAAAGTCGATATGGATAATATGGCCTTCTCCGTCCAATAAAATGTTGCCATTGTGTCTAAAACATAAACAATATTCAGGTCATTTAATTTGCAAGAGACAGTTCTGTCTAGAAAGAGCCCAAATTGTAGCTATGGAAAGATGCGTAGTTAAAGAAAGAACACCTCCAAATATGGTCCAAAAATACCTACAAAGTCTTAGAAATCTGGGATACTCAGCTCTAAAAGCTTTCATAAAAGCAAAGTTTTATCAGCCACACAAAACAAAAGCCAGTCGCCTGTGCATGTAGAACCCGCGCTCTGTTAGAGCACAACCCTGAAGTTACCGAAATATTCTAATTGGTTTATGATGAAGATTAACTACCTACAAGATTCTGAAAAATACCAAGATACAGCTTCTCAGATCGGATGTAAATCACCCCTAAGAGTAAGTTATTTGACCACTAAGGAAAAGCACATAGTTAACTGTTGAACCCGGGGGTGAGATGTgatcgtgtagtctgatcgtcgGGGTAAGTGTAgttctgagaaggactgttgtcggtagtagTGACTAACGCttgacaacctgagcggaggttatcatcagagtcaaaaACATATTGTTATTACCTGTCCTTAACTTGCATGAAGTAACAGATCAAACAGTAAGCAGCACAGCTTTGGACAAAATTTCGCTGAGCGTTGAGGAACTCTTCCGAGTTCACTTCTCCGTGCTCCTAAAAACGGGGAATAAAAGTTCAATTGAAACATCTGCACAAGCACTACAAATCAAATCTAAAGGGAATAAATCCGCATTCATACTCGTAAGTTGTCTTTGGTGaatccccccccccaccaccaccaccgaaaaaaaaaaaatctgactgaCGGAACACGAGAGCTCTTTCCTTCTAACAACTAAAGTGTCAGATTTTGAGTAAGGAGAggcaaaagttgtctgcaagTGTAGATAACTTCGACACTTATCAAAAATAGATAGTAAACACCTATTTTTCTCAACAAGTACTCTTGCCTTGAAGGAAAACTTGCGATATACAGTTGCCAAAAACCCCAGTTGGggataactttcaaaagaaaccTTTACTGACGCTGTTCCTGTTGGCTAAATTTTAGAATTTAGAACTCTCAAACTTGACGTGATACTATGGTGAAAAACTTCTCTCCTCCTCGCTGAATTCGGATGCTTTTTTAAGGCCCAACGCACCCTGCTAATACTTTGCGTTTCAATttcataaacaattttttcagcCATGATTTCTCATTCAAAGCATTTGCCTACAACAGACCATGTTTCAGTGGAACTGAATTGGATGAGCTGGATCAGAGAGACAATGGCGTCATTTTTCGACCAGTTTAAATGTTTAATGTGTGAACCCAAGATTCAACTTAAGACACCAGActtctttaacccttcactTCCATGAGAGACCAAGACAATACTAACAATACCTCCTAACAATACGAACACAATATCGAGCAGAcgagatgaaaatgaagaaaaatatcaattaagggattattaggTGATCTAAACTAACAACAAAAGAACTGTATGAAAGACATTCAAAATAATTACTAATGGGTTCTTGgaggtgaaagggttaatttcatAGTTACGTGAGCCTGTGAGAATTAAGTACCTTGATGAAGTATTTCAAGAGTGACATCTGACTGTTTTTCTTGATCTGATGGAGTGACACGGCGTTCACTACAGGTTCAATAAGCCCACTGTCGCTCGAGGTCACCATAACAGCGTACCTAACATTGAAAAGATGAAGTGTTTTAAAGATTTAACGCAATCCTTTGAAACATAACGTAACATAGATGTTCCATGACTTGACAAGGGCACAAAATATAGTCAACTGGGAAGTAGAGTCATCAGGTGCTGACTAGTTATGAGACAAAacatcaaccctttacaccctaacatcagtatacacatTCTCCGTACCGTaatctatacatttcctaagttgctgacgaggagaatttgtttaccaaaaaaaaaggttcttcagttggtgatcatttcctttattctcataatctcaaataaatgattcagcagtagTACTGTGaggggaaattagatgttgTAATGTTCTACTTACGGTCGAAGACGCAGGGGAACTCTTTCCTGTTTCCAAATGGCCTGCAGTAAGGAGACAAATTGCACTCTTATTGTGGGAAGTGAAGACTATTAATTTTGCAACTGAATACTAACACTATTTGCAAGAGTTTAACTCTACACCCCAATTGCTCTGTTGTGTGAAGAGTTGGCAACAGTCTCAACAGTCTGTCACAGATATATTTCTGGGCCAGGCTGACTAAGTGATATCCTTCACCCCTTGGTAAATGCTGGAGACCCTCCATGCACCAAGAGATACATTAATGCGACTTAAATACCTTTTGGAAACTCTACCCTTAAGATCCTCGGTAACTCGCAAAGAAACCCTCTCGGGGAGTCTAAAACACTCGTAACCATTGTGACATCCTtagttttaacccttaacaccctaacatcaggttgcatattctccacactgttttcgAAACATTTCCGTAGAagctgactaggagaatttgtttaacaatcaagaacttcatgtgttggtgatcatttcctttattcttgcgacCTTGATTTGTGATTTAAGGgagatattgcaaggagaaattacatactaatcactcttaggggtccaAGGGATttaaaaagatttcaaattCACTGCAATCCTTTTCTAGTCACGTCCACCTAAACCGCAATGTTCACACGACGTGTGGCAACTGCATTTACTCTTCATACTAAAGATTGGGGCGGGGGAAGGGGGTACTAACCTTCGCTTGCATCATCAACAGAAACTCCAGTATAAGATAATGAGCGATACTGAAATAATTCCACGCCGGCATAACGAGCGATAACGGTGTACAACAAACCTGGAATTGCAGCAACAGTTGATAGGCCAGAAGTTCTTGCCGAAGATCATCGCCACACTTTACGATCATCGGTAACAGTTGTGAACGTAACAGTCAAGAAAATTTCTAAGAATTCGCACGCTttatttgagttaaaaaaagacaaaagctaCCTCGTTTTTTAACGGTAATTTAAGTTTGCATCTTGAATTTCATCGCATTCTTGTCCATTTTTAAAGCCCTGTGATTATGAAGAAGTTCTGATTTTTCTTGGAGGGCTCTTTTTATGTCATAGTTGTTTTATAAATTGTCCGAAAAACGTGTGGCATTTCAACTTGTTGGTTTCCCTCCATTTGGGGAGATACAGTGGTATTGCCAACATGTCACCAAGAATTTCTCCATTTgttacaattgcaaaaataaattgCACTTAAAATCTCCGCTTAAATCACAAAAAACGTGAATGATATCACACATCTAAAATGGCGCACTCTGGAACATTGTTTTCCAAACGCACCCGTATCCACcgacattaaccctttacactaaTATTGTTCTCATGACAATTTCTATCGGTACTTACAAGGCGAATTTGTgcaacaatcaggagcttcatAAATTGGCGATGATGCCCTGCATTCTCGTGAACTTTACATTTGATTGAAGGGAAATACTCTTATGAGAAATTATAAGCCAGTCAATCTTAGGGGTTAAGGGTTAAAGAGGATATTCCAATTAGGCACGTGACCATAAGGCGATGCTTCTCGAATCCTTGCCTCTTTCTCTTCCCAAGGTTCCTTGAGGACAGCGGCTAAAATGAGACCAAAGCCGAATAAAACACATcagcaaatgaagaaaaaaggataagCACAACAGAGCACTTTCAAATAACATGTCGACTTGTTACCTGAAGGATCTTCAGGGTCTCTCTTGAACAAGGCCTGAGGCGCACTGAGAGACTCTGAGAGTCTTCGTCTTATGTCCCCAGCAGCGACAAAAGGGCCCTACAAATGGCAACAGATACGTTAAATAAACTACCTTGAAGTCATTTTGCTGACAGAGAACCTGCATTCGGATGCTCCCTGAAAAAGctgtcattttttcataatgCGTGCGCTAACCGTGGGCAAAACTTTAGCAATGATGTGCAATgcaatattaaccctttaactctcaagatctgatcgCTAATTCTCCCATTTGTTGccagatcaagatagcagcttttacctgataagtttgaatattctcattacctgtttgctggatactgtatggatattatggggaaaagtttcatgttaatcactactgggagttaaagggttaaggattaCATAACTAACAAATATATTACATGTTACTGTGCGCCTGTTCAGTAAAAGATCACAAATGATGTCCAAAAGTGGCAGGAACAAAAaagtgtcactgatgttcttatcaAATCACACACATATTGGGTAAACAGACCcatggaaaggaaaaacaaaagaaaaatgttgttaaccctttacaccctaacatcagtatgcatattctccatactgttctctatacatttcaaaagaggctgacaaggagaatttgtgcaacagtcaagagctgctttagttggtgatcatctcctctattctcataactttcatttcctttattctcatgaccttaatgtttgattcaggggtgatattgtgatgagaaatttgatgctaatcacgtttaggggttaaagggttaataaataatcaaaaagagaaacttacatCCTCTGAGtcttgatttgttttatcttctATCACAGTAGACCAGCATTCATCGTCAGAGTCACCACCAGATGATATCTATTGCAccaacaaagaaaatgaaattcttgTTAAATTTTCTCTCAGATAGTGAACACCACTTTGTGCCCTTTTTGAAACTTTCTATGCTTAATTTTCTGAACAGTTTTCTCTATGATTGAAGTAACAGGTGTGGGTATGTGTAACAGGTATAGCACTTATCATTTTATATGATCCTAAGACAGAAAGACCTTCAACATAAATGCAGTCAAATGCAATTTAAAAGACTGAGTtaacaacaaagaacaacagcatTCTCTAGAAGTTTACAGTTTTTGCATATGTGCATGCCTCAGAATTCCAAGTGCCATTTGATTGAGGCGTTCTTGCATGAACTTTCAGTGTTGTTTTGAGTGGGGGCTCACCGTCCAGACAGTTTTCCCTACTTCTTCCCcctctcttttcaatttttattcagtttgaTGGGTGCCTGTTTCTCTTTCCTGCATGGAGGCTCATGGCTAGGTTGCCAGAATTTGCCAGCCATTGGAGCAGTCTCCATCTAGGCACTGGCTGCCAATAGTGGAAGCTCCCAAATGTCTCAGGCACTCAACCTCCACTTAGTGATGCAGTTGTTAATACAGGTTATCGAACTGAATTTATCAATTACTCACTGCAAACTGGGGAACTTCTGACCGGCAGTAAGTTGGCAAATGTTCTTCAgacctacagaaaaaaaattgaagaatattAGTAATCAGGAATCGCGTGTGTGTGTTACTGATGGTCAGCTGAAGTCAAAGTGACCCTGAAAGAAACACAGACAATTGTAACGAAAACAGTTGTTATAAACTATTAAAAAATGAATGTATCAGTCATATAGAGAAGCCATAGGAGATAACAACATTGTTAGTGATACTGGAGCTGACAGTGAAATAGTATGACATTGTTCTTGTTTTCCTAAAACAGTAGTGCACATAAAGTgtaaaatgatgatgataatagtaacTATTAACCTCTACATGTCCAAGGGGAAGTCCATTGCACATCCTCACTCCCAAAggaattataattattatttttaattaattatttatttatgagaaggaagaaagaaaaaagaaacttatgTTAACAATTACTTCATACACAGTACTTACACTAGACTCCAGGTTATTCTGCTTACAACATATTGAGTAGATAATGCAATTTTACAACACTCATGATATAAAATACCCACATTTACACCATCTATGTTACAAAGTAATTAGAATTGAGTGTTTGTTTACAATAGAATGTTTATAAATGAAGTACAAATGAATACAAATGAAGTACAGCACAATGTTATTATTGCTGAGTTACCTTGTTTGTCGCAATGTAGGTTGGAACTGTTTTGTTGGGAATGGATCATCTCCATTTCCTGAAGTACACAAAACCTCAACATATATCATGTATGGAGCCTGCAATGCAACAGACAGATTGTTAAGACACACACAGTGTCTTTAAATGAGGATAGTaatactactaccactactactaataatgataataataaacagTTCTAAGGATACATTTCACAAGTCTCAATACATTTACAAATCTGTGAGATACAATTAATTCAAatcaattcaaaacaaacatggtgaACAAAATTGACAGCTTATGACTGTTTCCATGGTAATGATCCTTATGACAAAATCCTGCCCAAGTAAGAAGCAATCAGAATGTTCAGATTTACCTCATAACAACCTTGCCATAAAATAATTACCTAATCTTATAAGCACTGGTAAGAAACTGTTAGTATCCCACTCTAAGACGGCTAACCTTATCTTTGGAGTTTAGAACCACTGCTGCAGTGTGTGGTATTCTGACAACATAATGATTTCCAATTCCACTGTGAACTGGTAAGCTCACTTTGGCTGGCAAGTTCAGATTTAAGAGTGATAACTCTGCATACAGTCTAGAGGCTACGGAAAGGGTCAGACAGGAAAGTAATCATGTCAGTAAGAATTTACATACACTGTACTTAACTCTCTatactctaacatcagtatccatattctttGCattcttctctatacatttacttTGGTAGTGGCtaggagaatctgtttaacaatcaaagcttctaaCATtagcgatcatttcctttactctgaCTCATAATCTGGATGAACAGCTCAACAGTAtaactgttaggagaaattacatgctgaTCACTGTTAgtattaaagggttaaacaaactCACTCTTAAGTTCTTTTGTTGGCAAAGACGTGAGCCTCTTTCCTACTGCAATCAATGCACTTATGAACTCTCTTTGAGCTACCAGCTTTGGGGACTGAAAAAAGGATAAAGGAAGAAGACAAATCATCAAATGGCTATTTCAACTGCAAA is a window encoding:
- the LOC131785012 gene encoding phosphatidylinositol 4-kinase beta-like; protein product: MTESEACCTSQPIPSSPNSNPFKTWQDVVGTDSQSSETNIPVNNNPNEEGNTLPLPNGDMYHTEMDSQLTESDMQQRTKDLRKQLKLDLAESNSDSNSSLPPPKSSWLLRLFESKLFDMSIAIAYLFNSKEPGVLTYLGNKLFTFDDEDVNFYLPQLINMYIHVEEVSEALHRYLVERCKRSFAFALQASWLLEAYCADGWLPSREYARGVKLLQMILDELRPRSPLSPSGSAGSHTLPLPASPGATGSTFTTPPKKTHQRSKSDATAAITASSRLMQSNEYESPTGDLRYGHAFDSRCAKHSPAVSPNASSPVLSELDRTPDCGCQSPKLVAQREFISALIAVGKRLTSLPTKELKTSRLYAELSLLNLNLPAKVSLPVHSGIGNHYVVRIPHTAAVVLNSKDKAPYMIYVEVLCTSGNGDDPFPTKQFQPTLRQTRSEEHLPTYCRSEVPQFAISSGGDSDDECWSTVIEDKTNQDSEDGPFVAAGDIRRRLSESLSAPQALFKRDPEDPSAAVLKEPWEEKEARIREASPYGHVPNWKLLPMIVKCGDDLRQELLAYQLLLQFQAIWKQERVPLRLRPYAVMVTSSDSGLIEPVVNAVSLHQIKKNSQMSLLKYFIKEHGEVNSEEFLNAQRNFVQSCAAYCLICYFMQVKDRHNGNILLDGEGHIIHIDFGFILSCSPRNLGFESSPFKLTHEFVEVMGGIDSDMYNYFKILMLQGFLAARKNMDKCLQIVEIMQTGSQLPCFNRGSSTVPAMRERFHMNLTEEQLDTFINELVETSMHSLTTKLYDGFQYLTNGIL